CTTCAATCCTGTGCTCCTTCCTTACACTATCAACGGCAATTTCCGTTTCAATCTCAAAGCCGGTTTCATTAAGGTGGAAATCCTTTATTGCCCTCTTTGTAAATCCCCTGTAACCTGATAAAATATCTTCAAGCCAGATCCCGTATGCCAGGCCAAAAAGCTTGTTAAGCATCTGGTTTCCCAGGAGATTTAGTTTTGTGAAAGCACCTTTTTCATAATTAGCAAACCGATTTCCAATTACCTGGTCTGCTTTGCCTTCAACAAGTGGTTCAATCATCGTATAAATATCACTTGCAAGATATGTCCTGTCCCCATCAGTCATCACTACGTAGGGGCTGTCAATCATCTCGAAAGCCTGCTGAACAGCCTGACCTTTTCCCTTTGCATGCTGCACTTCGACACGCGCACCCTCGGCTTCTGCCAATTCACGGGTTTTGTCGGAACTATTACCATCAATGACAAAAATATTGTGGAACCCTTCTTCATGAAAGTCCCGGATAAGTTGCTGGATAGTTGCTTCCTCATTCAGGG
The DNA window shown above is from Methanohalophilus levihalophilus and carries:
- the aglJ gene encoding S-layer glycoprotein N-glycosyltransferase AglJ; the protein is MIDFDKDSVCILIPTLNEEATIQQLIRDFHEEGFHNIFVIDGNSSDKTRELAEAEGARVEVQHAKGKGQAVQQAFEMIDSPYVVMTDGDRTYLASDIYTMIEPLVEGKADQVIGNRFANYEKGAFTKLNLLGNQMLNKLFGLAYGIWLEDILSGYRGFTKRAIKDFHLNETGFEIETEIAVDSVRKEHRIEVVPITYITRHSSGATKLNPLTDGFKIGTTIYKLAKLHNPMFYFGAIGGGFVVAGTITGIFVISEWLQGVTRIPMTILTALLIISGIQMLIFGMLSDLVVSLHRETMRMMRKNQK